A genome region from Cucumis sativus cultivar 9930 chromosome 4, Cucumber_9930_V3, whole genome shotgun sequence includes the following:
- the LOC101203377 gene encoding uncharacterized calcium-binding protein At1g02270 isoform X1, translating into MRRDKKMKGRISMIGSYAIASSIKDHHHQRPSITCTTFNILAPIYNRLNQQDPSCRESDYRTYWLARNQRILDWLLYEKSSIICLQEFWVGNQELVNIYENRLGNAGYISFKLARTNNRGDGLLTAVHKDYFRVVNYRELLFNDCGDRVAQLLHVELAVPFSHCRNNDIRQEILIVNTHLLFPHDSSLCLVRLNQVYKILQYVESYQKENKLNPMPIILCGDWNGSKRGHVYKFLRSQGFVSSYDTAHQYTDADSRKWVSHRNHRGNICGVDFIWLLNPNGYRRLLKASWSEAIFGMFKYLLRRASLTADDAFAFLKADNDGDYITYSGFCEGLRQLNLTGHLHGLSVEEINDLWVQADSDGNGILDHNEFQQRIWNSTGTEKRDEKSNEIESKENQEQTIGFSVENAVLFPAEVEKGRWPEDYSLSDHARLTVVFAPIRMPCSQLIS; encoded by the exons ATGAGAAGAGATAAGAAGATGAAGGGAAGAATTTCTATGATTGGGAGTTACGCCATTGCATCCTCCATTAAAGACCACCACCATCAACGCCCTTCCATTACCTGCACCACCTTTAATATACTCGCTCCCATTTACAACCGTCTCAATCAACAG GATCCCAGTTGTCGCGAAAGCGATTACAGAACGTACTGGCTAGCCAGAAATCAGAGAATTCTGGATTGGCTTTTGTATGAGAAATCTTCCATTATCTGCCTtcag GAATTCTGGGTTGGAAACCAAGAACTtgtgaatatatatgaaaacagACTTGGCAACGCCGGTTATATCAGTTTCAAGCTTGCTCGGACAAACAACCGCGGCGATG GTTTGTTGACTGCGGTGCATAAGGATTATTTCAGAGTGGTAAACTACCGAGAACTGCTATTTAACGATTGTGGAGACCGCGTCGCGCAATTACTACATGTTGAATTAGCAGTTCCATTTTCCCATTGCCGAAACAATGATATTCGTCAGGAAATTCTCATCGTCAATACTCACTTGTTATTTCCTCACGATTCTAGTCTCTGTCTTGTCCGTTTGAATCAG GTATACAAAATTCTGCAATACGTTGAATCTTatcagaaagaaaacaaactcaaTCCCATGCCCATCATACTTTGCGG TGACTGGAATGGAAGCAAACGTGGACATGTGTACAAGTTTCTTAGGTCGCAGGGGTTTGTGTCCTCATATGACACAGCTCATCAATACACAGATGCAGATTCACGCAAG TGGGTGAGTCACCGGAATCATCGGGGAAACATTTGTGGGGTTGACTTCATATGGCTTTTAAATCCAAACGGATACAGAAGATTGCTAAAAGCAAGCTGGAGTGAAGCTATTTTTGGCATGTTCAAG TATCTGCTTCGAAGAGCTTCACTGACAGCAGATGATGCATTTGCCTTTCTGAAGGCGGACAATGATGGTGACTATATAACCTACTCTGGTTTCTGTGAGGGACTTCGACAG CTCAATTTGACTGGACATCTCCATGGCCTTAGTGTTGAAGAGATAAACGACTTGTGGGTACAAGCAGATAGTGATGGAAATGGCATACTTGATCATAATGAATTTCAG CAGAGAATTTGGAATTCCACGGGGACAGAGAAGAGAGATGAAAAGAGCAACGAGATTGAATCAAAGGAAAATCAGGAGCAAACGATTGGTTTTAGTGTTGAAAATGCAGTCTTGTTTCCTGCTGAAGTTGAGAAAGGAAGGTGGCCCGAGGACTACTCCCTTTCCGACCATGCACGACTCACTGTGGTCTTCGCACCCATACGAATGCCTTGTTCTCAGTTGATATCCTGA
- the LOC101203377 gene encoding uncharacterized calcium-binding protein At1g02270 isoform X2 produces MRRDKKMKGRISMIGSYAIASSIKDHHHQRPSITCTTFNILAPIYNRLNQQDPSCRESDYRTYWLARNQRILDWLLYEKSSIICLQEFWVGNQELVNIYENRLGNAGYISFKLARTNNRGDGLLTAVHKDYFRVVNYRELLFNDCGDRVAQLLHVELAVPFSHCRNNDIRQEILIVNTHLLFPHDSSLCLVRLNQVYKILQYVESYQKENKLNPMPIILCGDWNGSKRGHVYKFLRSQGFVSSYDTAHQYTDADSRKWVSHRNHRGNICGVDFIWLLNPNGYRRLLKASWSEAIFGMFKYLLRRASLTADDAFAFLKADNDGDYITYSGFCEGLRQLNLTGHLHGLSVEEINDLWVQADSDGNGILDHNEFQRIWNSTGTEKRDEKSNEIESKENQEQTIGFSVENAVLFPAEVEKGRWPEDYSLSDHARLTVVFAPIRMPCSQLIS; encoded by the exons ATGAGAAGAGATAAGAAGATGAAGGGAAGAATTTCTATGATTGGGAGTTACGCCATTGCATCCTCCATTAAAGACCACCACCATCAACGCCCTTCCATTACCTGCACCACCTTTAATATACTCGCTCCCATTTACAACCGTCTCAATCAACAG GATCCCAGTTGTCGCGAAAGCGATTACAGAACGTACTGGCTAGCCAGAAATCAGAGAATTCTGGATTGGCTTTTGTATGAGAAATCTTCCATTATCTGCCTtcag GAATTCTGGGTTGGAAACCAAGAACTtgtgaatatatatgaaaacagACTTGGCAACGCCGGTTATATCAGTTTCAAGCTTGCTCGGACAAACAACCGCGGCGATG GTTTGTTGACTGCGGTGCATAAGGATTATTTCAGAGTGGTAAACTACCGAGAACTGCTATTTAACGATTGTGGAGACCGCGTCGCGCAATTACTACATGTTGAATTAGCAGTTCCATTTTCCCATTGCCGAAACAATGATATTCGTCAGGAAATTCTCATCGTCAATACTCACTTGTTATTTCCTCACGATTCTAGTCTCTGTCTTGTCCGTTTGAATCAG GTATACAAAATTCTGCAATACGTTGAATCTTatcagaaagaaaacaaactcaaTCCCATGCCCATCATACTTTGCGG TGACTGGAATGGAAGCAAACGTGGACATGTGTACAAGTTTCTTAGGTCGCAGGGGTTTGTGTCCTCATATGACACAGCTCATCAATACACAGATGCAGATTCACGCAAG TGGGTGAGTCACCGGAATCATCGGGGAAACATTTGTGGGGTTGACTTCATATGGCTTTTAAATCCAAACGGATACAGAAGATTGCTAAAAGCAAGCTGGAGTGAAGCTATTTTTGGCATGTTCAAG TATCTGCTTCGAAGAGCTTCACTGACAGCAGATGATGCATTTGCCTTTCTGAAGGCGGACAATGATGGTGACTATATAACCTACTCTGGTTTCTGTGAGGGACTTCGACAG CTCAATTTGACTGGACATCTCCATGGCCTTAGTGTTGAAGAGATAAACGACTTGTGGGTACAAGCAGATAGTGATGGAAATGGCATACTTGATCATAATGAATTTCAG AGAATTTGGAATTCCACGGGGACAGAGAAGAGAGATGAAAAGAGCAACGAGATTGAATCAAAGGAAAATCAGGAGCAAACGATTGGTTTTAGTGTTGAAAATGCAGTCTTGTTTCCTGCTGAAGTTGAGAAAGGAAGGTGGCCCGAGGACTACTCCCTTTCCGACCATGCACGACTCACTGTGGTCTTCGCACCCATACGAATGCCTTGTTCTCAGTTGATATCCTGA